The DNA segment TTTAAAAATGAGCCTGACCCCATTATGTGGTTATTTAAAATAATTCACTGCTATACCGAGCCAAGTCAATACATATATGTGTAATGGGTAATAGATATAAAATAGATATTTTCCACCTTTACCTTTTTGGTTATTGTACATTGATATAAATACTAATGCAAAAATCATATACCATTGAACACCTTCAAATATCGATAATATTGACCAATTTGGATCAAATAGTGCTCCTATTGAAAAGAATCCTGAAACATAAAATATATAGAAAATACTTGTCTTTAATTTTGTTTCTCTAAAAAGATAAAATCCAATTCCCAATAAAATTGCAAATATTCCACCTTCTACATCAAAAGGTACTGGTATAACTGTCGTAATAAATTTCTTAGCTACTAAATTAGTGAAACTTTCAAGAAAAACCTGTGTTATACATGGTATTAGTAATAATACTAGATATAACACAGATCTTTTGTAATTTTTACTTTTTATATGTTCCCTAATTTTACTCCCTGTATGAATAAAGAATGTAATCAAAAACATGGTAGCAAAAATATTATTATGCACTAAAAATCCACCCGGTTGTGGCGTGTATTTATTGATAATTATATTTGTAATACTCATTAATACAGAAGCAATATATAATCTTGACATATATTTTATTCTATCATGGGTATAATGCATGCCTTCAGCAAGCATAAAAAGAAAAATAGGTGCCACTAATCTACCTAATATATTGAACCATTGAGGTGTTTCTATAACACCATAAAATCCTTGATATGCATGATCAAATGTCATTAGAATCAAAGCAATTATTTTTAATTGATAACCGTTAAATCCTTTCTTCAATGTTTGCATATT comes from the Clostridiisalibacter paucivorans DSM 22131 genome and includes:
- a CDS encoding TraX family protein — translated: MQTLKKGFNGYQLKIIALILMTFDHAYQGFYGVIETPQWFNILGRLVAPIFLFMLAEGMHYTHDRIKYMSRLYIASVLMSITNIIINKYTPQPGGFLVHNNIFATMFLITFFIHTGSKIREHIKSKNYKRSVLYLVLLLIPCITQVFLESFTNLVAKKFITTVIPVPFDVEGGIFAILLGIGFYLFRETKLKTSIFYIFYVSGFFSIGALFDPNWSILSIFEGVQWYMIFALVFISMYNNQKGKGGKYLFYIYYPLHIYVLTWLGIAVNYFK